One Candidatus Sulfurimonas baltica DNA segment encodes these proteins:
- the greA gene encoding transcription elongation factor GreA, with product MEKVEPMTLFGYEKLQAEVKNLKEVKRPQVVRDIEEALEHGDLKENAEYHAAKEQQRHIDGRLQDLADIIGCAKIVDPSELTHSRISFGSTIMMTDMNTDEEIVYTIVGGCESNPDMGLISFGSPLAKQLLGKVEGDEVKVRLPGGEKEFEINEVRYQEIVFECN from the coding sequence ATGGAAAAAGTTGAACCTATGACTCTGTTTGGATATGAAAAACTCCAAGCAGAAGTAAAAAATTTAAAAGAGGTAAAAAGACCTCAAGTTGTCAGAGATATAGAAGAAGCATTAGAACATGGTGATTTAAAAGAAAATGCAGAGTACCACGCGGCAAAAGAGCAGCAAAGACACATTGACGGGCGACTGCAAGACCTTGCCGACATTATAGGGTGTGCAAAAATTGTCGATCCATCTGAGCTTACACACTCTCGCATTAGTTTTGGTTCGACAATTATGATGACAGACATGAACACTGATGAAGAGATAGTATATACTATAGTCGGTGGATGTGAGAGCAACCCTGATATGGGGCTAATATCATTTGGTTCGCCTTTGGCAAAACAACTTTTAGGAAAAGTTGAGGGTGATGAGGTAAAGGTTAGATTGCCAGGCGGCGAGAAAGAGTTTGAGATAAACGAGGTTAGATACCAGGAGATAGTCTTTGAGTGTAATTAA
- a CDS encoding tRNA threonylcarbamoyladenosine dehydratase: MKHERIKQLLKDDFTKLQNARVLLLGVGGVGGHCLDCLIRSGVRDITIVDYDIYDESNQNRQLWSELHVGELKTEALQKHYPDIKIINVHVEEQWVRDFDFSQYDVVLDAIDNTRAKLALAQACYRKLISSFGSAKRLDPTKVQVADIWKSAGDPLGKKIRRELTRRKFKSKYKVIFSSEEAVVTENKGSFVGVTATFGLTMCAEAIKKIRGL; the protein is encoded by the coding sequence ATGAAGCATGAGCGTATAAAACAACTTCTTAAAGACGATTTCACAAAACTGCAAAACGCTAGAGTACTTCTTTTAGGCGTTGGCGGAGTTGGCGGTCACTGCCTTGATTGCCTTATCCGTAGTGGAGTTCGTGATATTACAATCGTGGACTATGACATATATGATGAGTCAAATCAAAATCGTCAATTGTGGTCAGAGTTACATGTAGGGGAATTAAAGACAGAGGCTCTTCAAAAGCACTATCCAGATATAAAAATAATTAATGTACATGTAGAGGAGCAATGGGTTAGAGATTTTGACTTTTCACAATATGATGTTGTTTTGGATGCTATAGATAATACTCGTGCCAAACTTGCTCTAGCACAGGCGTGTTACAGAAAACTAATCTCATCATTTGGCTCTGCAAAACGCTTAGACCCCACAAAAGTACAAGTGGCAGATATCTGGAAAAGTGCCGGAGACCCGCTTGGTAAAAAGATAAGACGAGAGTTAACTAGAAGAAAATTCAAAAGTAAGTATAAAGTGATATTTAGCTCAGAAGAGGCTGTTGTTACAGAAAATAAAGGAAGTTTTGTAGGAGTAACTGCAACTTTTGGGCTTACTATGTGTGCAGAAGCGATTAAAAAGATAAGAGGTTTATAA
- a CDS encoding DUF1566 domain-containing protein, whose translation MIKKLLLIVTVALTSFAYEIVVNETIKLEKKSTLTRDDSSNIITDSTTGMMWKDDYKVQKTWSEAKSYCEDLVMSGYEDWRLPAINELESIADYTMHKPAIKTGFDNVTSHIYWSSSTDVSNNNDAWYLLFENGRSYTLDKSNSYNVKCVRTQQKKPSEIKRKGDIVTDSDTGIMWQDNSETASLQKDYNGAKKYCENLALDGKDDWYLPTVEQLLTITDKEKINPSVRKGFNSTASEGYWSSSIHASHQERVWYVHFGYGFSSDYGSKEDNRHVRCARAGNHNGLSFNSLVSKLVEEEMQTIPKPSTRKHLEDRVLRKAIEITWGKPILTNFEYNGRKGYFTASLSFEGKLDFEQEISIDVSKKEHISFKRNFKTLKPEAVFEYDGSSVTLKDVRVLYEAKSYSMKFVNKKIENIKEAVSISNDIKFD comes from the coding sequence ATGATAAAAAAGTTACTACTGATTGTTACGGTTGCTTTAACATCTTTCGCATATGAAATAGTTGTAAATGAGACAATAAAACTTGAAAAAAAATCTACTCTAACAAGAGATGATTCAAGTAATATAATAACTGATAGTACGACGGGTATGATGTGGAAAGATGACTATAAAGTACAAAAAACGTGGAGTGAGGCAAAATCCTATTGTGAAGATTTAGTGATGAGTGGATATGAAGACTGGAGACTGCCAGCTATTAATGAACTTGAGAGTATTGCTGATTACACTATGCATAAACCGGCAATAAAAACTGGTTTTGACAATGTCACTTCTCACATTTACTGGTCATCATCTACTGACGTCTCAAACAACAATGATGCATGGTACCTCCTTTTTGAAAATGGTCGTTCATATACCCTTGATAAGTCAAATAGTTATAATGTTAAGTGTGTTAGAACACAGCAGAAGAAGCCATCAGAAATAAAGAGAAAAGGTGATATTGTTACTGATAGTGATACAGGGATAATGTGGCAAGATAACAGCGAAACTGCAAGTTTACAAAAAGATTACAACGGTGCTAAAAAGTATTGTGAAAATCTGGCGTTAGATGGGAAAGACGATTGGTATTTACCGACAGTAGAACAACTTCTGACAATAACAGATAAAGAAAAGATTAATCCATCTGTAAGAAAAGGGTTTAATAGCACCGCTTCTGAAGGCTATTGGTCATCATCTATACATGCCTCACATCAAGAGAGAGTCTGGTATGTACACTTTGGTTACGGTTTTTCCAGTGACTACGGCAGTAAAGAGGATAATCGTCATGTGAGATGTGCAAGAGCAGGAAATCACAATGGCTTAAGTTTTAATAGTTTGGTTTCAAAATTGGTTGAAGAGGAGATGCAAACTATTCCAAAGCCATCAACTAGAAAACATCTTGAAGATAGAGTCTTGAGAAAAGCTATCGAGATAACCTGGGGTAAACCAATACTCACAAATTTTGAATATAACGGAAGAAAAGGTTATTTTACTGCAAGTTTGTCTTTTGAAGGAAAGTTAGATTTTGAGCAAGAAATTTCTATAGATGTAAGTAAAAAAGAGCACATAAGCTTTAAGAGAAACTTCAAAACATTAAAACCAGAGGCAGTTTTTGAGTATGATGGCAGCAGCGTAACACTTAAAGATGTGAGAGTTTTATATGAAGCAAAGTCTTACTCAATGAAGTTTGTAAACAAAAAAATAGAAAATATTAAAGAGGCTGTAAGCATCAGTAATGATATTAAGTTTGATTAA
- a CDS encoding thiamine biosynthesis protein ThiF produces MIHGSKEINNFDEKLTCEGIIGDGCGGGRLFTINENKLKAYDPQSKTTIILLENIYKPISISKRGCTIFITCKDENIEFDLSSMSKLNHNL; encoded by the coding sequence ATGATTCATGGTTCTAAAGAAATAAACAATTTTGATGAAAAGCTTACATGCGAGGGCATTATTGGCGATGGTTGTGGCGGTGGCAGACTTTTCACAATAAACGAAAATAAGCTCAAAGCTTACGATCCACAAAGTAAAACTACTATAATACTATTAGAAAATATTTATAAGCCAATCTCAATAAGTAAGAGAGGGTGCACTATTTTTATTACATGTAAAGATGAAAACATTGAGTTTGACCTTTCAAGCATGAGTAAACTAAACCATAACCTATAA